A window of the Alphaproteobacteria bacterium genome harbors these coding sequences:
- a CDS encoding cold-shock protein — protein sequence MPTGTVKWFNATKGFGFIQPDNGGADVFVHISAVERAGLRGLREGQKVSFELATERGKTAASDLKVADAA from the coding sequence ATGCCTACAGGTACAGTAAAATGGTTCAATGCCACCAAAGGTTTCGGATTCATCCAACCAGATAACGGCGGAGCCGACGTATTCGTTCACATCAGCGCCGTAGAACGCGCCGGTTTGCGCGGTTTGCGCGAAGGCCAAAAAGTAAGCTTCGAATTAGCGACTGAACGCGGCAAAACCGCGGCGTCCGATTTGAAAGTGGCTGACGCTGCCTAA
- a CDS encoding DEAD/DEAH box helicase, translating to MTQDFNGFGLSPKLLQALARLQFTTPTPIQAQTLPLALSGRDILGSAQTGTGKTAAFGIPLIEQLMQRPDAAALIMTPTRELAAQVVESLTQMIPTQDIRTALLIGGEAMPRQFKQLQARPRIIVGTPGRINDHLARGTLKLGNIRFLVLDETDRMLDMGFGVQIEKIIKNIPEDRQTFMFSATMPDNITKLSAKYLRNPERIAVGSTRTPAANIQQELIHTSDEDKYTKLVEQLEARQGSVIIFVKTKYGTEKLAKRLVKGGQKADAIHGDLQQRRRNRVIQSFRDSEFRILVATDVAARGLDIPHIEHVINYDLPQAPEDYIHRIGRTARAGAEGSAVNFITPADGGKWKAIHKLMHGTTNDNKQGGQQGGRKQKSFINANREDKPRRYQGKNRGDQNHRPFKKRDDDRSQPQEHRSFKKRDHGDNPKSHRSFKDRSFKNRNEDGGQKEFRPFKKRDDDRGQQPENRSFKKWDKNRGHRKGKGQNTNPQRKRDGDRNDHPRNDRPQMDWRDRQRQKRHSRKQRAA from the coding sequence ATGACTCAGGATTTTAATGGCTTTGGCCTTTCGCCAAAGCTTTTGCAAGCGCTTGCACGTTTGCAATTCACCACCCCAACACCGATTCAGGCGCAGACTTTGCCATTGGCATTGTCCGGCCGCGATATTCTGGGCTCGGCCCAAACCGGCACCGGCAAAACCGCTGCCTTCGGTATTCCATTAATCGAACAATTGATGCAACGCCCGGATGCGGCCGCGTTGATTATGACGCCAACCCGCGAACTTGCGGCGCAGGTGGTTGAATCGTTGACACAAATGATTCCAACGCAAGATATCAGAACCGCCTTATTGATCGGCGGCGAAGCAATGCCGCGTCAATTCAAACAATTACAAGCCCGTCCGCGCATTATCGTGGGAACGCCAGGCCGTATCAACGACCATTTGGCGCGAGGCACTTTGAAATTGGGCAATATCCGTTTCCTGGTATTGGATGAAACCGACCGGATGCTGGATATGGGTTTTGGCGTGCAGATCGAAAAAATTATTAAAAATATTCCAGAAGACCGCCAGACTTTTATGTTCTCGGCGACTATGCCGGACAATATCACTAAATTATCCGCGAAATATCTGCGCAACCCCGAACGGATTGCGGTTGGATCGACCAGAACGCCGGCGGCGAATATTCAGCAGGAATTGATTCACACCAGCGATGAAGACAAATATACCAAATTGGTGGAACAACTGGAAGCGCGCCAAGGGTCCGTCATTATTTTCGTGAAAACCAAATATGGCACGGAAAAACTGGCAAAGCGCCTGGTGAAAGGCGGCCAAAAAGCCGATGCGATTCACGGCGATTTGCAACAACGCCGCCGCAACCGCGTGATTCAATCGTTCCGCGACTCCGAATTCCGCATTTTGGTGGCAACCGATGTCGCCGCGCGCGGTTTGGATATCCCGCATATCGAACACGTGATCAATTACGATCTGCCGCAAGCGCCGGAAGATTATATTCACCGTATCGGCCGCACTGCCCGCGCAGGCGCCGAAGGATCGGCGGTCAATTTCATTACGCCAGCCGATGGCGGCAAATGGAAAGCCATTCATAAATTGATGCATGGCACCACCAATGATAACAAACAAGGCGGCCAGCAAGGCGGACGCAAACAGAAATCTTTTATCAACGCAAACCGCGAAGATAAGCCGCGCAGATACCAAGGAAAGAACCGCGGCGATCAAAATCACCGGCCGTTCAAAAAACGGGATGATGATCGGAGTCAGCCGCAAGAACATCGTTCCTTTAAAAAACGGGATCATGGCGATAATCCAAAATCTCATCGTTCATTCAAGGATCGTTCGTTTAAAAATCGGAATGAAGACGGTGGTCAAAAAGAATTCCGCCCATTTAAAAAACGCGACGATGATCGTGGCCAGCAACCGGAAAATCGCTCTTTCAAAAAATGGGATAAGAACCGCGGCCATCGCAAAGGCAAGGGTCAGAACACAAACCCCCAGCGTAAGCGCGATGGGGATCGTAACGACCATCCCCGCAACGATCGTCCACAGATGGATTGGCGCGACCGGCAGCGGCAAAAGCGCCATTCGCGTAAACAACGCGCGGCTTAA
- a CDS encoding ABC transporter ATP-binding protein has translation MSSDLILSVQEAAIRYGPKQIFEDLTFSIYAGDKICLVGKNGAGKTTLMNIITGTIDLDGGERWMLQGTTVGYLQQDIEVKPGQTLRDFIFEQISTENQEEQNAYKIDMVVEPLGLHIDDRMDRLSGGQLRRAALARALVEEPDILLLDEPTNHLDLDVIEWLEQYLKQYRGAVICVSHDKTFLANISDKVFWLDRGKLKLCPRGFAYFEEWSEMVLEQEERELQRRQRILDQEVEWASRGVRARRKRNVRRLELMKEEREKLKRDRNALNRMLAKVEFEEMEMEGTSKNVAEFFGVSKKFVEDGQEKTILNKFSLRIQRGDRIGILGRNGSGKTSFLRLLIGEIPPDTGKVKIARDIEFSYFDQKRKDLDPQASLWTTLCPNGGDHVNVMGKPRHVCGYLKDFLFDPSMATQLVGTLSGGQKNRLMLAKVMANPKSFLILDEPTNDLDMDTLDRLEDALMNYKGTLLIVSHDRDFLDQTVTKILAFEGDGNIEAYIGGYSDYLKKRDENRKPPKQQTQVQKKSVDAVKDYPANVNAKPQKLSYKMQYELDNLPMIISDLEKEVEALNDRLANAELYSANPQEFTQCTKRLAEAERELAAAEERWLALEEMRVSN, from the coding sequence ATGAGTTCCGATTTAATCCTAAGCGTTCAAGAAGCCGCGATCCGGTATGGTCCGAAACAAATTTTCGAGGATCTGACGTTCAGCATCTATGCGGGCGACAAAATCTGTCTGGTTGGCAAAAACGGCGCCGGTAAAACCACGCTGATGAATATTATCACCGGTACGATTGATTTGGACGGCGGCGAGCGCTGGATGCTGCAAGGCACGACGGTAGGGTATTTACAGCAGGATATCGAGGTTAAACCGGGTCAAACGCTGCGCGATTTTATTTTCGAACAAATTAGTACTGAAAACCAAGAAGAACAAAACGCCTATAAAATCGACATGGTGGTCGAACCATTGGGGTTGCATATCGACGATCGTATGGATCGGTTGTCGGGCGGCCAGTTACGTCGCGCCGCTTTGGCGCGCGCGCTGGTGGAAGAGCCGGATATTTTGTTGTTGGACGAACCCACCAACCATCTGGATCTGGATGTCATCGAATGGCTGGAACAATATTTGAAACAATATCGCGGCGCGGTGATTTGCGTCAGCCACGATAAAACCTTTTTGGCTAATATTTCCGACAAAGTGTTCTGGCTGGATCGCGGCAAATTGAAATTATGCCCGCGCGGATTCGCCTATTTCGAAGAATGGTCGGAAATGGTGTTGGAACAGGAAGAACGCGAATTGCAGCGCCGCCAGCGTATTTTGGATCAAGAGGTGGAATGGGCCAGCAGGGGCGTTCGCGCCCGCCGCAAACGCAATGTGCGGCGGCTGGAATTGATGAAGGAAGAACGCGAGAAATTAAAACGCGATCGTAATGCGTTAAACCGCATGCTGGCGAAAGTTGAATTTGAAGAAATGGAAATGGAAGGCACGTCGAAAAATGTCGCGGAGTTTTTCGGCGTATCGAAAAAATTTGTCGAAGACGGCCAGGAAAAAACCATATTAAACAAATTCTCGCTGCGCATTCAACGCGGCGACCGGATTGGGATTTTAGGGCGCAATGGGTCCGGAAAAACCAGTTTTTTGCGCCTGTTGATCGGCGAAATCCCGCCCGATACCGGCAAGGTCAAAATCGCGCGGGATATTGAGTTTTCGTATTTCGATCAAAAGCGCAAGGATTTGGACCCGCAAGCGTCATTATGGACCACGCTGTGCCCAAATGGCGGCGACCACGTCAATGTCATGGGTAAACCGCGCCATGTATGCGGTTATTTAAAAGATTTTTTATTCGATCCGTCGATGGCAACGCAATTGGTGGGAACTTTATCGGGCGGACAAAAAAACCGCTTGATGCTGGCCAAAGTGATGGCAAACCCGAAAAGCTTCTTGATCTTGGACGAACCCACCAATGATCTGGATATGGACACGCTTGATCGTTTGGAAGATGCATTGATGAATTATAAAGGCACGCTGTTGATCGTCAGTCACGACCGCGATTTTCTGGATCAAACCGTGACCAAGATTCTGGCGTTTGAAGGGGATGGCAATATCGAAGCTTATATCGGAGGATATTCGGATTATTTGAAAAAGCGGGATGAAAACCGTAAGCCGCCTAAACAACAAACGCAGGTACAGAAAAAATCGGTTGATGCGGTCAAGGACTATCCCGCCAATGTTAACGCCAAGCCACAGAAACTGTCTTATAAAATGCAGTATGAGCTCGACAATTTGCCAATGATTATCAGTGATTTAGAAAAAGAAGTCGAAGCATTAAATGACCGGCTGGC